The proteins below are encoded in one region of Corynebacterium sphenisci DSM 44792:
- the rplS gene encoding 50S ribosomal protein L19 encodes MNILDKVDAASLRDDIPEFRAGDTVEVHVRIVEGKNERIQVFKGVVIRRQGGGIRETFTVRKISFGIGVERTFPVHSPNIDHIDVVFRGDVRRAKLYYLRNLRGKAARIREKR; translated from the coding sequence ATGAACATTCTGGACAAGGTCGACGCCGCGTCGCTGCGCGACGACATCCCCGAGTTCCGCGCCGGCGACACCGTCGAGGTGCACGTGCGGATCGTGGAGGGCAAGAACGAGCGCATCCAGGTCTTCAAGGGCGTCGTGATCCGCCGCCAGGGCGGCGGCATCCGGGAGACCTTCACCGTCCGCAAGATCTCCTTCGGCATCGGCGTGGAGCGCACCTTCCCGGTGCACTCCCCGAACATCGACCACATCGACGTCGTCTTCCGCGGCGACGTCCGGCGTGCGAAGCTGTACTACCTGCGCAACCTGCGCGGCAAGGCCGCCCGCATCCGCGAGAAGCGCTGA